A window from Cryobacterium sp. PAMC25264 encodes these proteins:
- the istA gene encoding IS21 family transposase: MADYRKILGLLLEGRSYREVVEIAGCSHRDVARVRQEVQDRGVTSMVAITDADLAKWFPDGRRKVSEEYVQPDLRRVVASMKANRHFTLLLAWRRYVDAKDAGKKYGYSQFCALFTDYLRSHDLVAVLRHEPGRAMLVDWAGDTVDVVETITGEVIRAVLFVAVLPFSGMMFCRAYADMKSPAWLDAHVQAFAFYGGVPQIVVPDNPTTSTHQTHKGDAERVVNARYQQLADHYQCAIVPARVKRPRDKAAAENAVNVVNKRVIGYLDDDVFTTLSELNTAIEERVREINHDIRRADDTTRWERFDSEEKGLLGPLPDAGFEDVEWKELKAGRNYHVTADTQRYSVPFALAGKLLRVRLTSSRVTVFDGHEMLCEHPRLTGRKGQYSTLPEHIPPQHRNIDGLWSRRWFTDRARSVGPATVTVIEQILDGQAIEAQGYLACQNILDGLGTNNRERLEAACQELVNRSAHPTYSTLKRLMAAIDSDAKKPRPVVPAASTRKRVSTVVFRDTMPDVYVRDASHYARDEEGK; the protein is encoded by the coding sequence ATGGCGGACTATCGAAAAATCTTGGGGCTGTTGCTGGAGGGGCGGAGCTACCGCGAAGTCGTCGAGATCGCGGGGTGCTCACATCGCGACGTGGCCCGGGTCCGGCAGGAGGTCCAGGACCGGGGTGTGACCTCGATGGTCGCGATCACTGACGCTGATCTCGCGAAGTGGTTCCCGGACGGGCGCCGGAAAGTGTCGGAGGAGTACGTCCAGCCCGACCTGCGCCGGGTGGTGGCGTCGATGAAAGCGAACCGGCACTTCACGTTGCTGTTGGCCTGGCGCCGATACGTCGACGCCAAGGACGCGGGGAAGAAGTATGGGTATTCGCAGTTCTGCGCCCTGTTCACCGACTACCTCCGCAGCCACGATCTGGTGGCGGTGCTCCGGCACGAACCCGGCCGGGCAATGCTGGTCGACTGGGCCGGCGACACAGTGGACGTCGTGGAGACGATCACCGGCGAGGTGATCCGGGCGGTGCTGTTCGTTGCGGTGTTGCCGTTCTCGGGGATGATGTTCTGCCGCGCCTATGCGGATATGAAGTCCCCGGCCTGGCTCGACGCTCACGTTCAAGCGTTCGCGTTTTATGGCGGTGTTCCGCAGATCGTCGTGCCGGACAACCCGACGACCTCCACTCACCAAACCCACAAGGGCGACGCGGAGCGGGTCGTGAACGCCCGATATCAGCAGCTCGCCGACCATTATCAGTGCGCGATCGTTCCGGCGCGAGTGAAGCGGCCCCGGGACAAGGCGGCGGCCGAGAACGCGGTGAACGTCGTGAACAAACGCGTCATCGGTTACCTCGACGACGATGTCTTCACGACGCTGAGCGAGTTGAATACGGCGATCGAGGAGCGGGTGAGGGAGATCAACCATGACATTCGCCGCGCCGACGACACGACCCGGTGGGAACGCTTCGACTCCGAGGAGAAGGGGCTGCTGGGCCCGCTGCCTGATGCCGGGTTCGAAGACGTTGAGTGGAAGGAGCTCAAGGCCGGCCGGAACTACCACGTCACCGCCGACACGCAACGATATTCGGTGCCGTTCGCCCTGGCGGGCAAACTGCTGCGGGTGAGATTGACGTCGTCACGGGTGACGGTCTTCGACGGGCACGAGATGCTCTGCGAACACCCACGGTTGACGGGCCGGAAGGGCCAATACTCGACCCTGCCCGAGCACATTCCACCGCAGCACCGTAACATCGACGGGCTCTGGTCCAGGCGATGGTTCACCGACCGGGCGCGCAGCGTTGGGCCTGCAACCGTCACCGTGATCGAGCAGATCCTCGACGGCCAGGCGATCGAGGCGCAGGGCTACCTGGCCTGCCAGAACATCTTGGACGGGCTGGGCACGAACAACCGGGAACGGCTGGAAGCGGCCTGCCAGGAGCTCGTGAACCGCAGCGCCCACCCGACCTACTCGACACTGAAACGCTTGATGGCAGCGATCGACAGTGATGCGAAGAAGCCTCGGCCAGTGGTCCCTGCGGCCTCGACCCGCAAACGCGTCAGCACCGTGGTCTTCCGCGACACCATGCCCGACGTTTATGTTCGCGACGCCTCCCACTATGCACGCGACGAGGAGGGCAAGTGA
- a CDS encoding P-loop NTPase fold protein produces the protein MTDPAGTASNPGTNPESWLSDDPGIATPPIVGDFLDRRIFVSAVTNVMDRARTPGGSSVFGLIGPWGSGKTTILNLLSSELEGRSHGKGVWPPAWVVSTFNPWMHSDAASLHRGFFSELRDALPKDEKWDDAQARLDGLRTVVTPLAGLASLFAPGIKDVADGAFDALKSTPSKIREEAAKALLKLDRPILMILDDLDRLTSNELLEVFKLVRFIGRLPNVYYLLCYDERTLADLIESTELVGSKNDGRAMDYLEKIVQIRFDIPPMRMEQSENIFSAGMNSLLERNGIVSTRQDENRVRPIFISALGRRLDTPRAIRRYLGQIEAFLPSVADEVDWVDFALLTWIRTLEPSVYGRLQRDREFLVGSGTAPANDKSSLKLRTEQLTNLLGGAQISQVNRESLLEVLAELFPAVKLARDGRTLRELHIPAGRRVANAEYFDRYFLFGIPSDDIADFVVSKAVRDIISSVQSTETDRLDSQLLAQTGRTIRKVDQERPPGEEPAERIALWLGSLYSQLPEDSHGFFSSRDQVEQFFARMLVETSSLQAKSVVQQVAGTVPGTSLTVEAIALMANVEVGTSDDVERWHLRGSELMPLLAQISRNALDGFAGSLANMPSDIWITIWRWGTADRDAVRSYIETSITSNRWSVLDVLAKLVSSAVPHGVPGAVGVISGFDAKLVGELVDLDLATERLAKELESAPPGPVPYRAEATMQNRRSYVLEMLRGRKEQYRAKLLA, from the coding sequence ATGACTGACCCAGCCGGCACTGCATCTAATCCAGGCACCAATCCGGAGTCGTGGCTCTCAGACGATCCCGGAATCGCGACTCCGCCTATTGTTGGCGATTTTCTTGATCGGCGAATCTTCGTTTCCGCAGTCACCAATGTCATGGATCGGGCCCGTACGCCCGGCGGCTCGTCAGTATTCGGACTAATTGGGCCATGGGGGTCGGGAAAGACAACTATCCTCAATTTGCTATCGTCCGAGCTTGAGGGGCGGTCACACGGCAAAGGCGTTTGGCCACCCGCATGGGTTGTCTCGACTTTCAATCCCTGGATGCACTCCGACGCCGCTTCGCTTCACCGGGGGTTTTTTTCTGAGCTTCGCGACGCGTTACCCAAAGACGAGAAATGGGACGATGCTCAAGCGCGCCTAGACGGACTTAGGACGGTCGTGACGCCGTTGGCTGGGCTCGCCTCCCTGTTCGCCCCCGGAATTAAGGACGTGGCCGATGGGGCATTCGACGCGTTGAAAAGCACCCCGTCCAAGATTAGGGAGGAGGCTGCGAAGGCGCTCTTGAAGCTAGACCGGCCCATTCTGATGATTCTCGATGACCTGGATCGTTTGACGTCAAACGAGTTGCTCGAAGTCTTCAAACTTGTGCGGTTTATCGGACGCCTTCCGAACGTCTACTACCTGCTGTGTTACGACGAACGCACCCTGGCGGACCTGATTGAAAGCACCGAACTCGTTGGTTCGAAGAACGACGGTCGCGCCATGGATTACCTCGAGAAGATTGTCCAAATCCGATTTGATATCCCCCCAATGAGAATGGAGCAGTCCGAGAATATCTTTAGCGCCGGAATGAACTCCCTGTTGGAACGCAACGGGATTGTCTCCACCCGGCAAGACGAGAATCGAGTCCGCCCGATCTTCATCTCCGCGCTCGGGAGGCGACTCGATACACCGAGAGCAATCAGACGATACCTCGGCCAAATTGAAGCTTTTCTTCCGTCTGTGGCTGATGAAGTGGACTGGGTGGATTTTGCACTGCTGACTTGGATTCGAACATTGGAGCCATCAGTGTACGGACGGTTACAACGAGATCGAGAGTTCCTAGTCGGGAGTGGGACTGCTCCTGCAAACGACAAGTCAAGTTTGAAGCTGCGTACCGAGCAGCTAACGAATCTATTGGGCGGGGCTCAGATCAGCCAAGTGAATCGGGAGAGTCTGCTCGAAGTGCTCGCCGAGCTTTTCCCTGCTGTGAAGCTCGCGCGTGATGGAAGGACCCTTCGTGAGCTCCACATTCCAGCAGGACGCCGCGTGGCCAACGCTGAGTACTTCGACCGCTACTTCCTTTTCGGCATCCCGAGCGACGACATCGCCGACTTCGTCGTGTCCAAAGCTGTGCGAGACATCATCTCGTCTGTCCAGTCCACAGAAACAGATCGACTAGATTCCCAGTTGCTTGCCCAGACCGGACGCACGATTCGAAAAGTCGATCAAGAGCGTCCCCCTGGGGAGGAGCCTGCAGAACGAATTGCACTTTGGCTAGGGAGCCTGTACTCGCAACTACCCGAGGACTCTCATGGCTTCTTCTCCTCCCGAGATCAGGTCGAGCAGTTTTTTGCCCGCATGCTGGTCGAAACGTCATCATTGCAGGCAAAATCCGTCGTGCAGCAGGTCGCCGGGACAGTTCCAGGCACGTCGCTGACCGTCGAGGCGATTGCACTGATGGCCAATGTTGAGGTAGGCACGTCGGACGACGTCGAACGGTGGCACCTTCGCGGATCAGAGCTGATGCCACTCCTCGCCCAAATCTCGCGGAATGCTCTCGACGGATTCGCTGGGAGCCTCGCCAATATGCCTTCTGATATTTGGATAACAATCTGGAGGTGGGGAACGGCCGATCGGGATGCAGTCCGCTCTTACATTGAGACCAGCATTACGTCGAATCGATGGTCGGTCCTGGATGTACTGGCCAAGCTCGTAAGTTCAGCCGTTCCTCACGGAGTTCCCGGCGCTGTCGGAGTCATCAGCGGTTTTGACGCAAAGCTCGTGGGCGAACTTGTCGATCTCGATCTCGCGACTGAACGACTTGCAAAAGAACTGGAGTCGGCGCCACCCGGTCCGGTCCCATACCGCGCAGAGGCCACAATGCAGAACAGGCGCAGCTATGTTCTTGAGATGCTGCGCGGACGGAAGGAGCAGTACCGAGCTAAGTTGCTTGCGTAA
- a CDS encoding HAD domain-containing protein translates to MSVEARSVSDGRPGLFAHKTARLYLDVDGCVCPFGRPDPAWGETAHSAVPVVYDDGRTATYEVRWAPALIVAIDELRERFNLELVWLSTWNEADAVRRFLVPELRGFTDGRLLQFDPESVAPNVPSGWWKARHIIEEQSTDPLPFIWADDAEVELHGWRVLNATLPTKSLMVPPHPMVGLRMADVQAMTVWLEALAKSGNAGGGNTHDAASS, encoded by the coding sequence GTGAGTGTTGAAGCTCGAAGCGTAAGTGACGGGAGGCCAGGATTGTTCGCTCACAAAACGGCGCGGTTGTATCTAGACGTTGATGGGTGCGTTTGCCCGTTTGGCCGACCAGATCCTGCATGGGGTGAGACGGCACACTCGGCCGTGCCCGTTGTCTATGACGATGGCAGAACCGCGACGTATGAGGTGCGGTGGGCCCCAGCGCTCATAGTCGCGATTGATGAGCTACGTGAACGGTTCAATCTTGAGCTGGTGTGGCTTTCAACGTGGAATGAGGCCGATGCTGTACGCCGCTTCCTGGTGCCAGAACTGCGTGGTTTCACCGACGGACGATTGCTTCAGTTTGATCCGGAATCGGTGGCACCGAACGTCCCGAGCGGATGGTGGAAGGCTAGGCACATCATCGAGGAACAGTCCACGGATCCTCTACCGTTCATTTGGGCGGATGACGCCGAAGTCGAGCTTCACGGTTGGAGGGTACTGAATGCGACCCTTCCAACGAAGAGTCTGATGGTGCCGCCGCACCCGATGGTGGGACTGAGGATGGCAGACGTGCAGGCGATGACGGTTTGGCTTGAGGCCCTCGCAAAGAGTGGAAACGCAGGCGGTGGCAACACACATGACGCGGCATCATCTTGA
- the holA gene encoding DNA polymerase III subunit delta, protein MAARTTAQARTGKPAAKASAAKIPQLAWHQVRPAPVVLVSGTETFLADRAIRSLRDFLKLEDPSLEVSDIQADSYAPGELLTLASPSLFGEPRMIRVSSVEKCSDTFLTEAIDYLQNPADDTYVVLRHGGGVRGKKLLDTIRSGVGGAVEVVCAELKKDSDKHDFATAEFRAAGKRVTPSALRSLVAAFSDDLAELSAACQQLIADTGAEVTETTVDRYYGGRVETNAFKVADSAIAGRLGEALVTLRHALSSGADPVPIVAAFASKIRTMAKVFGARGGSAQLAASLSLAPWQVERAQRDLRGWSDEGLARCIVMLAETDAAVKGAGRDPVFALERLVTVIAKRGD, encoded by the coding sequence GTGGCCGCACGAACAACCGCACAGGCACGAACCGGCAAGCCGGCCGCGAAGGCGAGTGCTGCGAAGATTCCCCAGCTTGCCTGGCATCAGGTGCGACCGGCGCCCGTGGTGCTGGTGTCCGGCACCGAGACGTTCCTGGCCGACCGCGCCATCCGCTCGTTGCGGGACTTCCTCAAGCTGGAGGATCCCAGCCTGGAGGTCAGCGACATCCAGGCCGACAGCTACGCCCCCGGCGAGCTGCTCACCTTGGCCAGCCCGTCGCTCTTCGGTGAACCGCGGATGATCCGGGTCAGCTCGGTGGAGAAGTGCAGCGACACCTTCCTCACCGAAGCCATCGACTACCTGCAGAACCCGGCCGATGACACCTATGTCGTGCTGCGCCACGGCGGGGGAGTCCGCGGCAAGAAGCTGCTCGACACCATTCGCAGCGGAGTGGGCGGCGCCGTCGAGGTGGTCTGCGCCGAACTGAAGAAGGACTCCGACAAGCACGACTTCGCGACAGCGGAGTTCCGGGCCGCCGGGAAGCGCGTCACACCGAGCGCCCTGCGTTCCCTCGTGGCCGCCTTCTCCGACGACCTCGCCGAACTGTCGGCCGCTTGCCAGCAGCTCATCGCGGATACCGGCGCCGAGGTGACCGAGACCACGGTGGACCGCTACTACGGCGGCCGGGTCGAGACCAACGCGTTCAAGGTGGCTGATTCCGCGATCGCCGGCCGGTTGGGTGAGGCGCTCGTGACCCTCAGGCACGCGCTGTCGTCCGGGGCGGACCCGGTTCCGATCGTTGCCGCGTTCGCGAGCAAGATCCGCACCATGGCCAAGGTCTTCGGCGCCCGCGGGGGCTCCGCTCAGCTGGCGGCCAGCCTGAGCCTGGCACCGTGGCAGGTGGAGCGCGCCCAGCGCGACCTCCGCGGCTGGTCGGACGAGGGCCTGGCCCGGTGCATCGTGATGCTCGCCGAGACGGATGCCGCGGTCAAGGGCGCCGGCCGTGACCCGGTCTTCGCGCTCGAACGCCTCGTGACGGTCATCGCCAAACGCGGTGACTAG
- the rpsT gene encoding 30S ribosomal protein S20, translated as MANIKSQIKRILTNKKSQERNKAVKSEFKTAIRATRLAVAAGDKDKAVASLAVASKKLDKAVSKGVIHQNQAANKKSAIAKSVNAL; from the coding sequence GTGGCAAACATCAAGTCGCAGATCAAGCGGATCCTCACGAACAAGAAGTCGCAGGAGCGCAACAAGGCGGTCAAGAGCGAGTTCAAGACGGCCATCCGGGCTACCCGCCTCGCCGTCGCCGCCGGCGACAAGGACAAGGCTGTCGCCAGCCTCGCCGTTGCTTCCAAGAAGCTCGACAAGGCCGTCAGCAAGGGCGTCATCCACCAGAACCAGGCAGCGAACAAGAAGTCCGCTATCGCCAAGTCGGTCAACGCGCTCTAG
- a CDS encoding ComEC/Rec2 family competence protein: protein MAAVQATSAGSGGVIRTSQNEASETRYRASRNTNGLDTEDIGQGDAVVVRDGERVALVDVGPDPALLTHCLDTLGVDTVDLLVLTHYDLDHVGGLDAVIGRVGTALVGVPENADDASLHSRLAEGGAEVREAARGDSGTLGGLAWHILWPIRGSPLMQTGNPGSVTILFDGAGIRSVFLGDLNEEAQDALLAAGRSGRSTW, encoded by the coding sequence TTGGCGGCGGTTCAAGCGACATCAGCCGGGTCCGGAGGTGTCATTCGGACTAGCCAAAACGAGGCCAGCGAAACTCGTTATAGGGCTTCCCGCAACACGAACGGACTTGACACGGAAGACATCGGCCAGGGCGACGCGGTTGTGGTGCGCGACGGCGAACGGGTGGCGTTGGTCGATGTCGGTCCGGACCCGGCGCTGCTGACACACTGCCTGGACACCCTGGGGGTCGACACCGTTGACCTGCTCGTGCTCACACACTACGACCTGGACCATGTCGGCGGGCTGGATGCGGTGATCGGCCGGGTGGGAACCGCCCTGGTGGGGGTGCCGGAGAACGCCGACGACGCCTCGCTGCACTCCCGGCTGGCCGAGGGCGGGGCAGAAGTGCGGGAGGCGGCGCGAGGAGACAGCGGCACCCTCGGCGGCCTCGCCTGGCACATTCTCTGGCCGATCCGGGGCTCCCCGCTCATGCAGACAGGCAACCCGGGAAGCGTCACGATCCTCTTCGACGGAGCCGGCATCCGGTCGGTGTTCCTCGGCGACCTCAACGAGGAGGCCCAGGACGCCCTCCTCGCCGCGGGCCGATCGGGCAGGTCGACGTGGTGA
- a CDS encoding integrase core domain-containing protein, which produces MPRSLSPSVRRQIIEYDPLAADGPSVTEFCQRLNISRPSFYNIRRRFLREGNTALNPRSSAPLNPVRTFDQKTTEIVLRIRARLKKEGWDNGPKSIWFTGIDTGEFVSPIPSVATIARILASSGVTIANPRKRPRAAWLRFSRAAAMEMWQLDAFEYRLADARDPNVLGTKVTVYQLLDDSTRFDVGTMCFATPENGTDAITTLRSAFTDHGVPKELLSDNGTAFNQARRGNISATERFLADRGCLGITGRGSHPQTQGKNERSHQTILRFLDANAPDTLEQLTALIIDYRAYYNYRRRHQALPGSMTPGQAWGAAEHRPADGTPISHDVLQARADSYRDKSLADQSGGAVDLRQTTIPAEPGAQRVPHGGRLRDSSDHVVITRANPQFYFHGLRIKVPTTLVGTYQVVTTETEFAMFDALSGVESIYFPLPMRTDAAQEPFPLWQIAGAKIRDPKPAWLHKHQTYEKEHFPPDRDYTSMPTSSANQFRRL; this is translated from the coding sequence GTGCCTAGATCCCTTTCTCCCTCCGTCCGCCGCCAGATCATTGAATACGACCCGCTTGCCGCCGACGGGCCCAGCGTTACCGAGTTCTGCCAACGACTGAACATCAGCCGGCCGTCGTTTTACAACATCCGGCGACGATTCCTCCGCGAGGGCAACACGGCGCTGAATCCGCGCTCGTCAGCGCCACTGAACCCGGTACGGACCTTTGACCAGAAGACTACCGAGATCGTTCTGAGGATCCGCGCCCGGCTGAAGAAGGAAGGTTGGGACAACGGGCCCAAATCAATCTGGTTCACCGGGATCGATACCGGCGAATTCGTTTCTCCCATCCCGTCGGTGGCGACGATCGCCCGCATCCTCGCTTCATCCGGCGTCACGATCGCGAACCCGCGGAAACGTCCACGGGCGGCCTGGCTTCGGTTCTCCCGTGCCGCGGCGATGGAGATGTGGCAGCTGGACGCGTTCGAGTACCGTCTCGCCGACGCGCGGGACCCGAATGTGCTGGGCACCAAGGTCACCGTCTACCAGCTGCTGGATGACTCCACCCGCTTCGACGTCGGCACGATGTGCTTCGCCACTCCGGAGAACGGCACCGACGCCATCACCACGCTCCGTTCCGCCTTCACCGACCACGGGGTACCGAAAGAGCTGCTCAGCGACAACGGGACCGCGTTCAACCAGGCCCGACGCGGCAACATCTCCGCCACCGAACGGTTCCTCGCCGACCGGGGCTGTCTGGGCATCACCGGGCGCGGCAGCCACCCCCAGACCCAGGGGAAGAACGAACGCAGCCACCAAACGATCTTGCGGTTCCTCGATGCCAACGCCCCCGATACCCTGGAGCAGCTCACCGCCCTGATCATTGATTACCGCGCCTATTACAACTACCGCCGACGGCACCAGGCGCTGCCCGGATCGATGACACCCGGGCAGGCCTGGGGCGCCGCGGAACACCGCCCCGCCGATGGCACCCCGATCAGCCACGACGTGCTTCAGGCGCGAGCGGACTCGTACCGGGACAAATCCCTCGCCGATCAGTCGGGCGGAGCTGTCGATCTGAGGCAGACCACGATTCCCGCCGAGCCTGGCGCGCAGCGGGTGCCGCATGGCGGCCGGCTGCGCGATTCCTCGGACCACGTCGTCATCACGCGAGCCAACCCGCAGTTCTACTTCCACGGCCTCCGAATCAAGGTCCCGACGACGCTGGTTGGGACCTACCAGGTCGTGACCACCGAGACCGAATTCGCCATGTTCGACGCGCTCAGTGGAGTCGAGAGCATCTACTTTCCACTGCCCATGCGCACCGACGCCGCCCAAGAACCCTTCCCGCTCTGGCAAATCGCGGGAGCGAAAATCCGCGACCCGAAACCGGCCTGGCTTCACAAACATCAAACCTACGAGAAGGAGCATTTTCCGCCAGATCGTGACTACACGTCCATGCCGACTTCGTCGGCTAACCAGTTCCGCCGGCTGTAA
- a CDS encoding site-specific integrase — MSMPQEGIASLRPSRSDPIAPVSDMKSSAPDEIPCFGDAVWRLRFMSANPSVANVRIHWKSFPRNFEDDLRFASWALINHPIPDEYLRMHSPMKAKLGVLRLAHTVSDWRMFARWLEREGVEQLADVTSDIMAEYALYLSEVRKLSRNSACNHIIAITRLWIIGQFVPGFGFAELPPWVHGDREEFLPANKTSAENDIEVVNALSMSSLLAWSLRFVQEYSDSIIAAVAKSSGIRTEAAKPRALSQDEQRMRLAGYFQSLKDNEAPIPSLDGSGKFDCAYISALLHCSIGSVWNWARRPEVRAYGLGNLAPAHLGIPIVSSLDGSVLLPDVTSNDVASWCLYLEAACFVVICYLTGMRPGEVMGIEAGAVDETRANEEWTYLNARVFKTARDERGQHLSGGKTRRVPWVAVKPVVEAIRVMEQLHPEGLLFPSPQAKNATRSISHGTSADRIVRFIGFVNTGGAGTGPLIPHDPLGPISPVRFRRTLAWHIANQPGGLVALAIQYGHLSTAISEGYAGRAREGLQTLIDFETARRIALNLAEAGNRFANGEGLSGPSALRHLQAMRVGAAEFEGSIATNRQAKALLANPHLTVYDNAASFLSCVYDPTVALCHSGRVQPSPTPQIDHCRKQCANISRSDIQAEELRTHAAQLITEATSGLAPGPMAERLRSHAEGLMLEVDRHNQERITLQDTL; from the coding sequence GTGAGTATGCCGCAGGAAGGCATTGCGAGCCTCAGGCCCTCGCGAAGTGACCCCATTGCCCCGGTTTCCGACATGAAGTCGAGCGCGCCCGACGAGATTCCGTGCTTCGGGGATGCTGTGTGGCGTTTACGGTTCATGAGCGCAAACCCCTCAGTTGCGAATGTGCGGATCCACTGGAAGAGCTTTCCTCGCAACTTCGAGGATGACCTGCGATTCGCTTCTTGGGCCCTTATAAACCATCCCATTCCTGATGAGTACCTCCGCATGCATTCTCCAATGAAAGCAAAGCTAGGGGTTCTTCGCCTCGCGCACACTGTGTCGGATTGGCGCATGTTCGCAAGGTGGCTCGAAAGGGAAGGAGTTGAGCAGCTGGCCGACGTCACCTCCGACATCATGGCTGAGTACGCGTTGTATCTGTCAGAAGTGCGCAAGCTATCAAGGAATTCCGCCTGCAACCACATCATTGCGATTACACGTCTTTGGATAATTGGACAGTTCGTTCCCGGGTTCGGATTCGCCGAGCTACCGCCATGGGTGCACGGCGATCGAGAAGAATTTCTTCCAGCCAACAAGACCTCAGCGGAGAATGACATTGAGGTGGTCAACGCGTTGAGTATGAGCTCCTTGCTGGCATGGTCACTTCGGTTCGTGCAGGAGTACAGCGACAGCATTATTGCCGCCGTTGCAAAGTCGTCAGGAATTCGAACCGAAGCCGCCAAACCGAGGGCGTTGTCCCAAGACGAGCAGCGAATGCGTCTAGCTGGCTATTTTCAAAGTCTGAAGGATAACGAAGCTCCAATTCCTTCCCTCGATGGCTCCGGAAAATTCGATTGTGCCTATATTTCTGCTCTGTTGCATTGCAGCATTGGCTCTGTTTGGAACTGGGCGAGGCGTCCGGAGGTCAGGGCCTATGGTCTCGGCAATCTGGCGCCCGCCCACTTGGGGATTCCGATTGTGAGTTCGCTCGATGGGTCAGTTCTGCTACCCGATGTGACCAGCAACGATGTGGCGTCCTGGTGCCTTTACTTAGAAGCCGCCTGTTTCGTCGTCATCTGCTACCTCACCGGTATGCGGCCCGGCGAGGTCATGGGAATAGAAGCAGGAGCAGTAGATGAGACACGAGCCAACGAGGAATGGACTTACCTCAACGCGCGCGTTTTCAAGACTGCTCGGGATGAACGAGGACAGCATCTATCTGGTGGCAAGACTCGAAGAGTCCCCTGGGTGGCGGTCAAGCCGGTTGTCGAAGCCATTCGGGTCATGGAACAGCTCCATCCGGAGGGGCTCCTGTTTCCTAGCCCGCAGGCCAAGAATGCCACGCGATCGATTTCCCACGGCACAAGCGCTGACCGAATCGTCCGGTTTATCGGATTTGTCAACACGGGCGGAGCGGGCACAGGCCCCTTAATCCCGCACGACCCACTCGGCCCGATCAGTCCTGTGCGTTTTCGGCGAACCCTCGCCTGGCACATCGCGAACCAACCAGGGGGCCTCGTCGCTCTCGCGATACAGTACGGGCACTTGAGCACAGCAATCTCGGAGGGGTACGCAGGTCGGGCAAGGGAGGGACTTCAAACTCTTATCGATTTCGAAACGGCACGGAGAATCGCACTGAATCTCGCTGAGGCAGGAAATCGATTCGCGAACGGTGAGGGACTCTCGGGGCCATCCGCACTTCGGCACCTTCAAGCCATGCGGGTAGGGGCCGCCGAGTTCGAGGGATCCATAGCAACCAACAGGCAGGCCAAGGCGCTTCTGGCGAATCCCCACCTGACCGTCTACGACAATGCCGCGTCCTTCCTGTCGTGCGTATACGACCCAACAGTGGCGCTTTGCCACAGCGGACGCGTGCAACCTTCGCCCACACCTCAGATCGATCATTGTAGGAAACAGTGCGCCAACATTAGCCGAAGCGATATCCAGGCGGAAGAGCTGCGCACACACGCTGCGCAGCTCATCACGGAGGCAACTTCAGGACTCGCTCCAGGACCCATGGCGGAGCGGTTGAGATCTCACGCCGAGGGCCTGATGCTAGAGGTTGACCGTCACAATCAGGAACGAATTACGTTGCAGGACACGCTGTGA
- a CDS encoding ATP-binding protein, translating into MFTSVDYDKFRALRVTHVATRLEELIQDEGNDTLTPEQLFLTAVDDALESRRINKVDKLIRQAAFPIPGATVAEVDYRDGRGITPVRMRRYADHDWRTDATNLLIISPTGGGKTYLACALAIGACQSEHSVLYFRMDDLARRLVIARGDGIAHQKLLNELSNIDLLIIDDFLTVGIDSDAASDLFAILANREHRLPTMIASQTGPAHWVAELPDRVAADSIVNRLANNARIINLGQIDMRRHRNDQARANETYWE; encoded by the coding sequence ATGTTCACCAGCGTCGATTACGACAAGTTCCGGGCCCTGCGGGTCACCCACGTTGCGACCCGGCTGGAAGAGCTCATCCAGGACGAGGGCAACGACACCCTCACCCCGGAGCAGCTGTTCCTCACCGCCGTCGACGACGCCCTCGAGTCCCGACGCATCAACAAAGTGGACAAGCTCATCCGCCAGGCCGCGTTCCCGATCCCGGGCGCGACCGTCGCCGAGGTCGACTACCGTGACGGGCGAGGTATCACACCGGTTCGAATGCGACGCTATGCCGACCACGACTGGCGCACCGATGCGACGAATCTGCTCATCATCTCGCCCACCGGAGGCGGGAAAACCTACCTCGCCTGCGCGCTGGCCATCGGCGCCTGCCAGAGCGAACACTCCGTGCTCTACTTCCGGATGGACGACCTGGCCCGACGGCTCGTCATCGCCCGCGGCGACGGCATCGCCCACCAGAAGCTGTTGAACGAGCTCTCCAACATCGACCTGCTCATCATCGATGACTTCCTCACCGTCGGCATCGACAGCGACGCCGCCAGCGACCTGTTCGCCATCCTCGCAAACCGCGAACACCGGCTGCCGACGATGATCGCCTCGCAGACCGGGCCGGCGCACTGGGTGGCGGAGCTCCCCGACCGAGTCGCGGCGGACTCGATCGTGAACCGCCTCGCCAACAACGCCCGGATCATCAACCTCGGACAGATCGACATGCGCAGACACCGCAACGACCAAGCCCGCGCCAACGAGACCTACTGGGAGTAA